GCCAGTACATTCTACCGTCCATGACCTCAACTGCATTGAcgatttaaaccaaaaaaaaaaacagtagctATATAAAAGCAGTTACAGATTCAAAACCACAGAATCCAAACCCTTAAAGTTTCCTTTTCATAGCTTATGAAAACCAAGGTTTGCTGCAAGGATACCAGCAAATAACCCAATCCAGCTATGAAACTAATAAGACCTCGAGATGTTACCAGTCATTATCATGTGGTTGGTTTGGTAACCAACCAGGAAATTCATGAGTTCGAGTTCCATAACATCCATCTTTTCgataaaaatgattcaaaacagataaatataacatgaaacCAACCAGGAAATTCATGAGTTCAGGTTCCATAACATCcattttttggataaaaatgattcaaaacagaTAAATGTAACATGGCATGTGCCAAAAATAACAAATGGTACCCATACAACATGCTGTATGCATGTGCATGCATAGTCAAACAAAACTTCCAGGATTTGGTGACGAAAATCCAACTATGTTCATCAAAAATTTCAAACGTCAAACTTAACAAGAGAATCGAGTTTTTGCATGATGCCAGCAAAGAAAAGTTAATTCCAGCTTCCTCTTACCAGATCCTCCCAAAAGCGACCAGAGACAACCTTCTTGAATCTTATGATCCACTTGCCACCATTGCAGTTAGCAGAgtcctaaaaaataacaaatgtcAAGAGTTTTTTACGTTCAAATTCAGCATAACATTAGAAAGTTCTCAACAACTATGATGTGattaaattaaagcaaaaactaaataatagcTATTGCAACTTCAGGTTTGCAACATTACCTCCCATAGAGGACGGATTCCTTCCTTGAAAAGATGCAGATCAGTTGGGCTCGGCAGTAAAGAAGGTCGAGCCAGGTGGCAATAGCAGACCCAAAAACCTTCAACCTGCATGCCCATAATGCCAAAAGTCCAGTCAGCAAatgaatcaagaaaaagaacatCTATTTACATGAGGATATATCTCAACTAATATATTAccaaacaatctaaaattacaATTGAACTTACAGTACTGAACTCAACGATTTTCTTTATATTGTCCTCATATGATGTCTGTGTTCGAACTCCTGGCGTTCGACGAGTGTACCAAAATATGAACTTGTTCTGAACATAAACAAGTCAGAGCAAAATAAGAAAGTACTTAAACATACTCATTGTGAATTATATCAAGAGAAGAGCTACATAtggtaatattaaaattatcagcAAAGGTAACTATGCCCTCATATTGTACAATCAAACaatcaataaaacataaaacccTAGTTTGACTGCAAGGTTTGTGTAGGCCTTACACCTTCGTACCATACTGGTAAGCATGGATCTATTTACTGTGCAAGGAGAGAAGTTAAAATGCTTCCACTAGCACAAACACAAGTCACGTGGGGCAAGGTTAGAAGATATGCAACAGACAACAGGTTTTTCCCTCAGCAATTTTCCTTGCAGAGCCACGTGAAAATGGTTtcgaaaggaaaacaaaatgctTCTTTGAAACAACACCAGGAGCTGAGTTTTGAGAAGCAGGAAAACTACAGCTAGGGGTGATAAAGAGTAGTATCTTTCTGCTTCAATCACTTGGGGAccatatggttttttaaaaactacaTTGGCTCATCCCCCACCTTGTTTCTAAGAATCACGATTCATTATaatcaagttttgaattttaatcaattatctacataatTAAGCTAGCATGTATGAGCTTCCAAGCTCAATTTTTGAGCTAAGAAATGCAACTGGAGCTGGAAAGCACACGTGGAGATTTGGGATTggttaaaataaacaaatgaaatgaaaaatgtagacttaaaaaaaaaacctaactcaGCCGGACTTTGCAAAAAATTGTAaacaatcaaattgaaaagcTAAAATACTAACCACAAATTAtacgaaaaaagaaaagacgaATCACAAAAACCCATTGCAGAAAAACTACCAAATCGCAACAATCTAAGAAAAATAGCAAACACGCATAAGAGAgggtgtgtgagagagagagagagagagggattggGAACCTTGAGAGGATGCAAACCAGCTTTGAGTTCGCGTGCTTGGCGTTCTTCGGATTCTTTATCGATGATATCAGTTGTTGAAGATGAATCAAGTGTCGCTGTTTGTGaaatgttattgttgttttctgGTTCCTTCTTCTCTGAGATCtccattttttaaattctaattattcAAAGCCAAGAACAAACCCTAATTAGTACGGCCTTAtttctctatttatatttatgctTCTCACAATTTTGGAGGTCCAGATAAGAGAGAAGGAGGAAGACGAGACTGCACAATACAATACAATACAATCCGACTTTTTAAAGCGACTCATCTACACTCTACACTACACGAGCCcgtcatttttgttttattttgtttattttttttatcatatgtcACGCTGACGGGCTAAATGTCCGCCTTTCTGTTTGTATTAGGGCCTCGACCCTGGGCTTCATGGGCctctgccttttctttttcctttttgtttttgcttaaaataattcataataattttatgaatctaTGATTTtctaattgataaattaattatgattgtaatatattttttattatacaatactaaaattattaatttaaaaagaaatcaaatgaaGATGTGATTGTAGAGTTGATAAATGTAGCTTTTCATCCTTGTAAATCTTGTTTTCAATAGctattttgagttattttaggcaatttaaacatgaaaaaatatataaataaaaaatattttaatactaaaattgattattttggtTGATGTAAGTGATGTtaacaatgattttattttaattatctttcgaatgaggactaaaaataaaactattaaagttttggatcaaaattattttttttgaaatctcaAAAATTACAGGGatctaatttttataattcaaaatatatgaggattaaattgaacatTTCACCGAAatctttgaaaaacatttatagtGCTCGCAcagatattttttgaaaaaaagataaaaaacaaaagcatttcCTTTAGAAAAAGCAAATAttctttcttataaaaaatccttgaaagcaccgaaagaaaagaaaaaaagggagttGAACAACCCTCCCACAGAAACATGAGCATGATGATGGCTatggatatattaaaaaaggcaTGGTATCACCCTTAGAACGCCATTTTTGACACCACCCCAAAACCCTAATTACCCTCCCCTCTCCTACAAGACACAGAACTTTCTGAATTTCTAAGATAAAAGCCCTAATCAGTTTTGATTATTACCATTGTTGTCTGTTTATTATTAGTTGttctttctattatattatcatcattgttaagacaaaaaaaaaatacctaataaTTCACTATCCTACcttagtaataataattatgattatgattaataaatctaatccTAATAATTAAGAAACCAAACCGCCTTCTAAATCAAGATCATCGCTTTATCCACCAATtgctttcctttctctctttattttttctgggttttcaaTTCTGAGATttgaccttttgttttcattttccacATCTTTCTTCAATGGCTctgctttctcttctcttcttgctcTCTATTGGTGGGGCTTCTTCGGCATCAGCCTTGTCTATTTGTCCTGATGAATCAGCTTTGTTTCTTTATGATATTCAATCTCAATGTCCTGTTTCGATCTATCCAAATCCTCCTCTTCAGGTGCgtttctctcttttctatttgcttgtactttttttaatttatactgtCTCTTTTTTGATTGGTGGTTAGTTGTTGATTTCATGATACTTTTTCATCTgggctagtttttttttgtggattaATGGGTTGTtcatgttttgatttgatttgttgtttcatggtgtttgttgttgttgttgttgtatttgatcaaattgctttatgtgtttttctgctttttgtatttgattgttatttggcTTGCTGAGCAGTGCTTGGTGAATGTCACGTTTAGATTTTGTGAATTGGAATAGTAAATGTCAATGGGTtgactttgttttcttttcttttcttttggttttcgttttttttttttagcagtaTTAGAATTTTCCACACTGAAAACACAATGAAGTAGAATTTGGACCTTGAatgtttatcttttatttccATTTCGTTTCTAGGAGGTTTGAATTTAAGTCCttcatttatttacttattcatttttttaaaattttgggaATACCCgttagtttgagttttttttttttaatttaattgttggtCATGGACCAAGGGAACTATCATTTATCAATTGCATGAGGGCTGagtctacttttttttaaaaaaaaaataaaaattatagtgtTGTGGAGcaattgtatttttcattttgaggGGTTAATCCTGGACAATGTCTTTCCCTTCTTTTATAGATTGTCAGTTGTTAAAATCTTATCCCAAGCTGCTTCCTGTGCAAAAATTAAAGACTCTGTGTAGTGAACTTGACGTTCCAGATAGTTCCTGGGACTAGAAATGTGTAAATctgaagaagaaacagaaggaAAATGAACTCCCATAGGCACGTGACAAATTTCGATAGCTAGGATGTTgtgttaattgttttattttcttcacttCACAATTATTTTGGAATCTTGATGAACTGGAGGTTGCAGAGGGTTATTGTGAATGGGAAAGCTGGATTAGATAGAGGCATTTATGTAGGAACATGGGACAGACAATGTAAGAGTGCCTCCTGGAGAAACTAGAAAGACATAATCATTATGAATCCACTTGTTATGTGCCGTTCTAATGTTTTGGGGAAAAGAGGACATCTAACTTCCAATTTACAAGTGTGTAATCATATGATATCACCAATCTAGGTGCCTTTTAGTTTAGAATTCTCTTTGAACATTTTGCCTTCAGATTCTATTTCATGCAAAGCTCGTGCTTCCTGATAAGTTTTTATACTGCTTCTTGTCTCTATTTGAAACGGTAAGCTAATAGAATCAACTTACGAGGGGGAGGGCCTGCTTCCTTCTTGAAGCTAGTTCCATCATCACTGACTCGTGCCTTTGTAATCTTTTGATCTATCAGAACTTGTTCCATAGGTCTAGGAAGACCCTAACCATTTCAAAACCTGCAGGAAAAAACATATCATTTTGAACGAAATTAAATTGTTCTCATTATGGTTTACTTggtatggtgattttttttggggggcAGACCTCAAAAATATAGGTAGTCTCAATGTTACCACCAAACAATTTGTGGTATCAATTTTACCCTCAaacttttagaaattttttattaaggattTCCATCCATTTTAAGGCTTTCCATCAGTATTTCCTTCCAAATTGTACTTTCTATTTGTGAGAAACATCATTTTATAAGGAACTTGTACTTGATGTTTATTGAGAAATCAAATAGGATAGTGgtaaaatcaatagaaaaaatagtttggGTGCAAAATTGATAATTCCCAATAATCTGCTGGTATATTTGatgtttgtccttttttttttgtgtgtgggaaagccttaatattattttatccatttctctctctctctctctctctctctctctctctctctctctatccatGTGCGCTGAGAGGGGGTGGGGATGAGTGTGTTGCTCTTCTATGGGGTAGCATTTCTTTAGGAGGATGACCGCTCACTGCATTTTGTGTGAGCATCATCCTAACAACAATGGATAAATGAGAAATTATAACATTGAAACAAATTTTACATATTAACCAAATTTCTCTCAACTGGACAAGAGGGCATATGATATATCTGAGTTTTTCTCTCTTATGAATTACTTGTAATTGATGGTTGACAGGCTTTAGTCCATTATTCTAAATCGTGAACTTGAATGTGGTTACTGCTATGCTATGGTATCCTACATTCCAAACAGACGCATCTGTAATGTTAGTCCTATTGAAGTAGAAGGAAGAACAGAAGATGAACTGACAACTGGTCACTTGAGAAAATAGATGAactattcttcttttttctttggatatttccatgtttgttttgtttttgtactttACCTAAGATCATGTAGTCACTTGGAAACTGTTGACAAAAGACCTAGTGCCTCAGTTTGGCTAGATAGAGGTAGTGGGATAAAAACTCAGTGTGACAACAATTACACTTCAGCTAACCTTGCACAGTTGTTGTGTATACATGCAACCTAACCTTTCTTTTGCTAGATAGAGGTAGTGGGATAAAACTCAGTCTGGCAACAATTTCTCATTTGCTTAAGCTTGTACAGTTCTTGCGCTGACATGCAATTTTGCACATGAGATTTGCTTTCCactgtttttgttgttttttgccTGAAGAAATCTGTAATCACTCCTTTATAGCTGAGTTGAACTTTCAAACCCATTCAGTTTGGGGCACTCGAGTGAGGAATTTCTTGTACGGGATTTCCATGTACTTCTAAATATTAGGAAACAACCGTAGCTTGTATCTGAATCGTATTTGAAACACAACTTCCCTGTTGGAAGCTCACTTTTGCTATCCTTCTCTGGAAATTGCTTTGGAAGACTcccacaaaaaggaaaaaaggtttgtgagggagagagagaaaatagagaaTGATGGGTGATATTGGAGGGATAAAATAGAGAACAAGTTAAGGCATGGCAAGAGGATGAATGACTAatgaaaaaaggaagagaaaaacagGGTCATATATTCTTATGACTTGTCAGAAGTCTAAATTTGTATCTGAGGGATAAAAGGATATTGTGATAACTTAACTTTTGGACAAAATGAATGGAAGTGAAAGTCATAAATCCTTGGGACACATcagaaatctaattttatatgaaGTAGAGAACTCTACTAAGGGAGgcattcaaattatttatagCTCTATGGTGCTTAATCCAGTTGATGAGTCATAAGGTTGTCATAGCTCCTAGCTTCTCAGTGGAGTTTATATTGGTTATGGAGCAGAACAGGCACAAGCTCACAGCATCCTGTCAATTATCACTGGACATGATCCACCAGAGACTTCTTTCTGAGGGGGGACCAAATGAATGGATCATATGTTTCACCTCTTTAACAGTTTGTTTGAAACACATTCATGAATACCTCTTTAATGGTTTGTTTGAAACATATTCACgaataaattgaatttgaagTGAATATATGTGGATTAAAAGGAGATTGAGTTATGAACTTTCTTTAGTGGACAACTTAAAAGTAAGGTAAAACTTCCATATTCACAAATCATGAGAGCATacacagattttattttttttaatccacttAAACAAGTTACAATGTAATTTGTGCACAGTAGATAGTTTCAATTCCAAATGCATAAATTGGTTTAAATAAATTCTGAACTATTTGTTTGTGCCAATTCAtgggaattttaaaaaatgaaaaagttggTTAGTTGTTTACTTGTGGGATTGTGGTACTTGTATGCTTAGCTCTTTGGTCATTTACATGTAatatttct
This window of the Populus trichocarpa isolate Nisqually-1 chromosome 13, P.trichocarpa_v4.1, whole genome shotgun sequence genome carries:
- the LOC7489665 gene encoding eukaryotic translation initiation factor NCBP: MEISEKKEPENNNNISQTATLDSSSTTDIIDKESEERQARELKAGLHPLKNKFIFWYTRRTPGVRTQTSYEDNIKKIVEFSTVEGFWVCYCHLARPSLLPSPTDLHLFKEGIRPLWEDSANCNGGKWIIRFKKVVSGRFWEDLVLALVGDQLDYSDDICGAVLSIRYNEDILSVWNRNASDRQGVMALRDSIKRHLKLPHSYVMDYKPHDASLRDNSSYRNTWLRG